GCAGGGATATGATTGAGAAGATTTTGAAAGCCGGTATGAGTGCACCATCAGCAGGGAATGAACAGCCCTGGCATTTCATTATAATTGACAGGCGTGATCTCCTTGAAAAAATCTCGGAAATGCACCCTTATGCAAATATGTTAAAAGGCGCTCCGGCTGCATTACTGATCTGCGCAGACCGGAATACTCCGAAATTCAAGGATTTCTGGGTTCAGGACTGTTCTGCTGCAAGCGAAAACATGTTACTGGCTGCCCATGCCCTGGGGCTGGGAGCGGTCTGGATAGGAGTTTACCCGGCTGAAAAACTTATCACCGATATCCGGGAATTATTTAAGATCCCAGAGCAT
The Methanosarcina sp. WWM596 DNA segment above includes these coding regions:
- a CDS encoding nitroreductase family protein; its protein translation is METMDAILTRRSIRKYLPEPVSRDMIEKILKAGMSAPSAGNEQPWHFIIIDRRDLLEKISEMHPYANMLKGAPAALLICADRNTPKFKDFWVQDCSAASENMLLAAHALGLGAVWIGVYPAEKLITDIRELFKIPEHVTPFSIISIGHPAEEKPGEPRYEASRIHDNSW